A genomic stretch from Lathyrus oleraceus cultivar Zhongwan6 chromosome 2, CAAS_Psat_ZW6_1.0, whole genome shotgun sequence includes:
- the LOC127120445 gene encoding lysine-rich arabinogalactan protein 18, translating into MDRKNVLSIALICIVLAGVGGQSPSSAPTTSPKTVATPSVSPVAPVAAPSKPKSPAPVASPKASASTPASSPVAVTVTPAKSPAAPVPVAKSPASTPPAVAPVSAPPPTPVPVSSPPTPVPVSSPPAPVPVSSPPTPAPTTATPAVTPTAEVPAQAPTKPKKKGKKGKKHSAPAPSPSLLGPPAPPAGAPGPALDASSPGPASAADESGAESMRCLQKVMGSLALGLAAIVLMF; encoded by the exons ATGGATCGCAAAAACGTTCTCTCTATCGCATTGATCTGCATTGTCCTCGCCGGCGTCGGAGGTCAATCTCCCTCCTCCGCTCCGACTACATCTCCAAAAACAGTCGCCACTCCCTCCGTTTCTCCCGTCGCACCCGTCGCAGCACCTTCCAAACCTAAATCACCAGCTCCGGTTGCTTCTCCAAAAGCATCAGCATCCACGCCAGCTTCATCTCCCGTTGCTGTAACCGTCACTCCGGCTAAATCTCCGGCTGCTCCAGTTCCGGTGGCTAAATCTCCAGCATCAACACCTCCGGCAGTCGCTCCAGTCAGTGCACCACCACCGACACCAGTTCCAGTATCTTCACCACCGACACCAGTTCCAGTATCTTCACCACCAGCACCTGTTCCAGTAAGCTCTCCACCTACTCCCGCACCGACAACCGCCACACCTGCCGTAACACCGACAGCTGAAGTTCCCGCTCAAGCTCCAACTAAACCAAAGAAAAAGGGAAAGAAAGGTAAGAAACACAGCGCGCCAGCACCTTCACCGTCATTGCTAGGTCCTCCCGCACCTCCGGCTGGTGCTCCGGGACCTGCTCTCGATGCATCGTCTCCCGGTCCAGCCTCCGCTGCTGATGAG AGTGGAGCAGAGAGCATGAGGTGCTTGCAGAAGGTTATGGGAAGCTTGGCATTGGGCTTGGCTGCCATTGTTTTAATGTTCTAG